GCTCTATCGGCGCGCCGCTGCGGTCTTTGATCAGGTAGCGGTCGTATAGCGTCTTGATACCTAGATATGCAAACTGCAAGTCGCGCTCGGGCCTTATATAGTCGTTTAGATCGTCCAGGTCGTATTTTTCTTTTAGCCCCGGGATGATACGGCCCGCTTTTTCGCCTTTTTGCAGATAGTCGCGTAGGTGGTTATAGCCGCTAAAGCCCGTGACTTTGTGATAAAGGTCGTACAGAAATAGCCTCGCCGCGACGAATGTCCAGTTCGGTCGGTCGATGTCTATCTTTTCGACGGCCGTTTTGATGAGGGTTTGTTGGATCTCCTCGGTCGTTATCATATCGCGAAATTGAATTTTTGCATCCACCTCAAGCTCGCTTAGGCTCACGTTTGCCAGCCCCGCTACCGCCTCGCTCGTGTATTTTTTGATCTTGCTTACGTCAAGCTCTTCCGTGCGCCCGTTTCGTTTTAGTACTTTCAAAATTATTACCTTTTAGATTATTTATTTATTTTAGCTCTACATTTTTTGCACCATGACTGGTTTCTTATTATGTTATTATCCATTCTTCTAAAGCCAAAATCCTCTAATGGTTTTTCTTTTTTGCAATTCGGGCAAAGCCTCATGACTTTTCCATTACTATACCCACTGACCTGAAGTATTGGTTTTTCAGTATTTTTTTTATTCATTATTATACTCCATTCTTTATTTTCCGAATACTCTTGCAAATATCCTATCCACATTTCTTGTGTAATACGCATAATCAAAGCACTCTTTGATCTCTGCCTCGCCCAGGCTTGCGCGTAGCTCCTCGTCGGCGAGCAAATTTTGTAAAAATAGGCTCTCGCCTTTTTCGTTTATCGCTTTTTTGCCCTCTTGTAGATCCGCCCAGACCTTCATCGCGTTGCGCTGTACGATCTTGTACGCGTCCTCGCGCGAAATCCCTTTTTTTGGCAGCTCGAGCAGTACGCGCCCCGAAAAGACGAGTCCGCCGGTCAAATTTAGATTTTTCATCATATTTTCCGGATAAACTACCAAATTTGCGATCAAATTCGTAATGCGCGCGAGCATAAAATCGGCCGTGATAAAGGCGTCGGGCAGGATAAATCGCTCGACCGAGCTGTGGCTGATATCGCGTTCGTGCCAGAGCGCGACGTTTTCGAGCGCAGGCGTCACGTATGAGCGCAGCATCCTGCAAAGGCCGGTGATGTTTTCGCTAAGCACGGGATTGCGCTTGTGCGGCATCGCGCTAGAGCCCTTTTGACCAGGGCTAAAGTACTCCTCGGCCTCGTAAACTTCCGTCCTTTGGAAGTGGCGCACGGCGACGGCGATCTTTTCGCAGGTGGCGGCTAGGATGGCGATCGCGCTGATGACGTGGGCGTAGCGGTCGCGCTGGATGACTTGATTTGACGCTGGGGCTGGCTTTAGGCCTAGCTGCTCGCAGGTTAGCTCCTCAAACTCAAGCGGTGCGTGAGCGAAATTTCCCATCGCGCCGCTTAGTTTGCCGTAGGCGGCGACCTCTTTGGCGTCTTGCAGTAGCTTTAGCGCGCGCGCAACCTCGTCGTACCACACCGCAAGCACGAGTCCGAAGGTGATAGGCTCGCCGTGGATACCGTGGCTACGGCCGACCATCATCGTGTTTTTGTGCTCCTGCGCTCTGGTTTTGATCGCGCTCATTAGGCCTTTTACGTCCTCTATGATGAGCTCCATGCTGCTTTTGATCTGAAGTGCGACGGCGGTGTCGATGCAGTCGCTACTAGTCATGCCGTAGTGCACGAAGCGGCTCTCATCGCCCAGACTCTCGCTCACGCTCGTTAGAAACGCGATCACGTCGTGCTTGGTCGTCTTTTCGATCTCGTCGATGCGCGCTACGTCAAATTTAGCGTTTTTGCAAATTTTCTCGCAGTCCGCATCGCTGATAAAACCTAGCTTATTCCACGCCTTAACCGCAGCCTTTTCGACCTCCAGCCATGCGCCGTATTTTGCCTGCGTATTCCACTTTTGCGCCATTTGCTCGCGCGAATATCTCTCTACCATACTTTAGCCTTTTTTATGCGAATTTTTGTATAATTTTTTAAGGAAAGATTATATAAAAACTGGGCTGAAATCGCGGTTAGTATCCGCTAAATTTGCCCTTAAATTTTAGATTTAAAGAGTGAAAATTGCCTTATATTCATAAATTTATCGCGCATGCCCAAGGGCAAAAAGCGTATGAAATTTTGCTGCAAAACGGCTATAAGATGCGCGAAGCTCAGCGCCTAATCGACAAAGGTAGGCTTATCTGCGACGGCGTAGCCGCCAGCGAGAAAAATGCCTTGCTAAGCGGCGAAATTTGCCTAATAGATTATGAAACAAATCCGCGCGGGCTAAAGCCGATTTTTGAGTGCGAGAAATTTGCGGTTTTTGATAAACCTAGCGGAGTGCTCAGTCACCCAAACGGCAGACACTGCGAGTACTCGTTAAATGACGAAATTTGGTCGCTCTACGGCCGAGAGGCATCGGTTGCGCACCGTCTAGACTGCGAGACGAGCGGACTCATCGTCGCGGGCAAAGATAAAAACGCGGTCGTAAATTTGAAAAAACTTTTTGAAAATAGACAGGTCTATAAAAGCTACGTCGCACTCGCGCAGGGAAAGTTAAGCGAAAATTTGCGTATCGAAGCAAATATGGATCTAGCAAACGAATATGACGACGTAAAAATGCGAATGAGAATTTGCGAGGACGGTAAAAGCGCTGTGACGGAGATTTTGCCGATAGAGTATTTTGCCGACATTGATGCGACGCTGGTGCGAGCCGTACCGCTCACGGGCAGACAGCATCAAATTCGCTTACATTTGTTCCACGTGGAACATAAGATTTTAGGCGAACCGCTCTACGGTCTATCACGACTACAAATCGAGAAAATTTTAGATAAAGAGATGAGCGAAAGCGAGCGAATTTTGATAACCGGCGCACGGAGGTTGCTACTACATTCGGATGAAATTTGCTTTAAATTTGACGGCGTAGAATACAAAATAAAATCCAAATTTGATGCGCAAGAAGAATTTTATAAACTGGTAAAGCACGGATAGATTTTGAACCGATTTGCCAGGCTATTTTTATTATCAGTGTTTTATTTTCCGTTTGCTAGTTTTATAAAATTTTGCGGCATAGAAACGGTAAATTTTAGATATACAACATCCGCCAGCGATAGCGTCAAGCACAAAACGATGCCGCAAAATCTAGCTGCGATTAGGCACGATATGCTCGCATAAAAAGCTCAAGAGATAAACTAACGTAAATTTCGTTAGTAAATTTGGCCTTGTTAATTATCGCGCGGTTAAATTTAAACGGCTGGAAACGGGCTTTAGCACCAACCGATTGGATTAAGCGGAAATTTATGGGGGGGGGGTAGAATTATGCAAATTTTATTTGAGGAGTATTTTCTATGAGTTTTATTAAAAAAACTTTCGGCGGACTTAGCGCGTCTTATTACATGCGGCATCTATTTTTCGGCGCTATCTTTACGGCTTTGTTTATAGCGCTTATGTATAACGGAGGCGATAAGCGAATTTTTAGCTATCTTATCTTTATCGCAAACACCTTTTTGTATCCATATTCACGATTTGTTTATGAGAGCGTCGCGGGTTTTATATTTGGAGATAACGTATTTTTCGTAAATGCGCTATTTTTACTTGCAACAAAATTTATAACCATGCTGCTTTGTTATAGTTTTGCTTTTATTATCGCACCGCTGGGGCTTTTGTATTTATACTTTTATCACACGAAAAATAAAACCTTTGACGATTAAAAATCAATTTGCGCACGGCGGCCGGGCAAATTTATAGCCAAAGGCTAAAAGCCGAATGCCGTCTCGCCGCTGCCGATTTTTACGACTTTGCCGCTTTGCGTCATCACGCCTAGGCCGTGCTCCATATCCCACGAACAGCTAAACTCAAAGCCTATTTTCGCGGTTTTGCCGCTAAGTAAAATATAGATATTTTGTAGCTCCACAAGCCTGCCAAGCTCGTGCGGCGCGCAGATATTTGGCATAAAATCACTCTTTGTCTCGCTCGGATAGTCGTAAATTTCTTGCCATTTTGGATAATTTTTAAAAATCTCGGTCAAAATTTCGTTTAAAATTTCCTCCTGATTTTGCCTTAAAAAATCAACCGCATTTGAGTGCGTGCAGCTTGGTTTGTATACTTCATCGCCTTTTTTGTTTAGAAACGCGCAACAAAATTTTGCCTCTTGCTCTAAAAT
Above is a genomic segment from uncultured Campylobacter sp. containing:
- the purB gene encoding adenylosuccinate lyase, which translates into the protein MVERYSREQMAQKWNTQAKYGAWLEVEKAAVKAWNKLGFISDADCEKICKNAKFDVARIDEIEKTTKHDVIAFLTSVSESLGDESRFVHYGMTSSDCIDTAVALQIKSSMELIIEDVKGLMSAIKTRAQEHKNTMMVGRSHGIHGEPITFGLVLAVWYDEVARALKLLQDAKEVAAYGKLSGAMGNFAHAPLEFEELTCEQLGLKPAPASNQVIQRDRYAHVISAIAILAATCEKIAVAVRHFQRTEVYEAEEYFSPGQKGSSAMPHKRNPVLSENITGLCRMLRSYVTPALENVALWHERDISHSSVERFILPDAFITADFMLARITNLIANLVVYPENMMKNLNLTGGLVFSGRVLLELPKKGISREDAYKIVQRNAMKVWADLQEGKKAINEKGESLFLQNLLADEELRASLGEAEIKECFDYAYYTRNVDRIFARVFGK
- a CDS encoding RluA family pseudouridine synthase, which translates into the protein MPYIHKFIAHAQGQKAYEILLQNGYKMREAQRLIDKGRLICDGVAASEKNALLSGEICLIDYETNPRGLKPIFECEKFAVFDKPSGVLSHPNGRHCEYSLNDEIWSLYGREASVAHRLDCETSGLIVAGKDKNAVVNLKKLFENRQVYKSYVALAQGKLSENLRIEANMDLANEYDDVKMRMRICEDGKSAVTEILPIEYFADIDATLVRAVPLTGRQHQIRLHLFHVEHKILGEPLYGLSRLQIEKILDKEMSESERILITGARRLLLHSDEICFKFDGVEYKIKSKFDAQEEFYKLVKHG